Proteins encoded in a region of the Triticum dicoccoides isolate Atlit2015 ecotype Zavitan chromosome 3A, WEW_v2.0, whole genome shotgun sequence genome:
- the LOC119268986 gene encoding uncharacterized protein At4g10930-like isoform X1 — protein MPMQMDVDGPPTEALEEMDNLVLRPFDSVLVENYTSENEICGICRDIVIDRGVLDGCQHWFCYTCIDNWSAITNRCPLCKIEFQNITSTPVYDSTGTGDTIEDDYPLTSGDDDWYDPGESNTLSFPSYYIDAEAVVCLDGGDCIIRSGLVAAEDNSALDTSIACDSCDLWYHAICVGFNPETTSEDSWLCPRCVSIEAKNESEVVLKQNVNGDSDRTSTDASFSGRVSVSVADDGETALVVSMVGVNSESKDDLLEGSLGSETAQEAFYCNSHPSYSIDDLSHEAVANACIPRNKDISCSSHNKSSETNLARTVSSEPTQRSSELSAMRESACILFSAEHGNILNEQSEVPQDGLSYSLLCRSKEAESTGEDAALPRNSNGKSPVIKSAQLSSAASKVARSADVDMINSDAVQKRKNDQNTQLPPMEDRQNASDMESGDEISHPAKKAKLGVPDQEMYLIANSGVSSSDCHATSIAAEVIASDTSKIATQNKYVPDIMSIVEGESYMRDPGRELAKPVGRRAGDKPGLRMKKILHKDGKESTAVVQKLQQEIREVVRDNGISILKKDNAFDEKLLTAFRSAIGKSMDGPAKKPNLSLARKSLLQKGKIRENLTKKLYASSTGRRRSAWHRDREVDFWKHRCSPGINPEKIETLQSVLQLLKKSSDTGTRKESAEEKKAFLSRLYLADASVVPRKGDIKPLSALEGSLPFDKNSQIKGDDGKSTNKPAPVTQTIKINSPNSTGKVSSSSTLSKEALSRRENKNGQAPQNKQNQSAGDIKQDKRKWALEILARKNASSIGSKDQTEGTDDLSRNYPLLAKLPVDMRPQLTTGRHNKVPMSVRQAQLYRIAEYYLQRANLDVIRRCADTELAIADAVNVENDIYGKSSSKSVYVNLCSQATRQSAKPKPENDASTLTEKAEVSSDLISQQVTTENTNSGSSNVEEALDRAGLLDIPATAGQTDKSELAGVLEQNASENTVCFNSVEEVLKRAGLFDSPPNSPERKSTTAEGNSRTVSGSPISTQQKYTNTDDTYLVNLDSEPSRNLQSSSDSRVRDASPLKDEDDSSVQVLDDANCQNLDQRPSYQQPKCNSEDDQKLIPSGETTDVTANETLSVNLAEADKCSLQCEKTSQTDKETVADIPDEVTGHVENSKEVDITVSDLHNKSSHGNNVPKEGEGIRQAVKLEPGKEKSSSGNQELNRKHSKADKSSTHPAESVDSLKKPAPDPGNNSASDSSSSVHKKVEMFVKENIRPLCKSGVITVEQYRWAVAKTAEKVMKHHSEAKNANFLIKEGDKVKKLALQYVEAAQQKIS, from the exons ATGCCGATGCAGATGGATGTTGATGGGCCACCGACTGAAGCGCTGGAAGAGATGGATAACCTGGTATTGCGTCCCTTCGATTCCGTTCTTGTG GAAAATTATACATCTGAGAATGAAATTTGCGGCATTTGTAGAGATATTGTTATCGATAGAGGAGTTTTGGATGGTTGCCAACACTG GTTTTGCTATACATGCATAGACAACTGGTCTGCCATCACAAATCGCTGCCCCCTCTGCAAAATTGAATTTCAGAATATAACATCCACTCCA GTATATGATAGTACTGGTACTGGAGATACTATTGAAGACGATTACCCTTTAACAAG TGGTGATGATGATTGGTATGATCCAGGCGAAAGCAACACATTATCTTTCCCATCATACTATATAGATGCAGAA GCAGTAGTTTGTTTGGATGGAGGTGATTGCATAATTCGAAGTGGACTCGTTGCAGCTGAGGATAATTCAGCTTTAGATACATCAATTGCTTGTGATTCCTGTGATCTATG GTATCATGCTATATGTGTGGGCTTTAATCCAGAAACTACATCTGAAGATTCGTGGTTGTGCCCAAG ATGTGTATCTATTGAAGCGAAAAATGAATCAGAGGTTGTCCTGAAGCAAAACGTCAATGGAGATTCTGATAGAACATCTACCGATGCATCATTTTCTGGGAGGGTGTCAGTATCTGTTGCAGATGATGGTGAAACTGCCCTTGTTGTCTCGATGGTTGGTGTAAATTCTGAAAGTAAGGATGATCTACTAGAAGGTTCACTAGGCTCGGAGACAGCCCAAGAAGCATTTTATTGCAATTCACATCCAAGTTATTCCATAGATGATTTATCACATGAGGCTGTTGCAAATGCCTGTATCCCGAGGAACAAAGATATTTCCTGTAGCTCACACAATAAATCTTCTGAAACTAATCTGGCTCGCACGGTTTCTTCTGAACCAACACAAAGATCATCAGAACTTTCAGCAATGCGTGAGTCAGCATGTATCTTATTTAGCGCAGAGCATGGTAACATTTTGAATGAACAATCGGAAGTACCACAAGATGGGCTATCTTATTCATTATTATGTAGAAGTAAGGAGGCTGAAAGTACAGGAGAGGATGCTGCGCTGCCTAGAAACAGTAATGGGAAATCTCCAGTCATCAAATCTGCACAACTTTCATCAGCAG CTAGTAAGGTGGCAAGATCAGCTGATGTTGATATGATCAACTCAGACGCAGTTCAGAAGAGGAAAAATGACCAGAACACGCAGTTGCCACCCAT GGAGGATAGACAAAATGCCAGTGACATGGAATCAGGAGATGAAATTAGTCATCCTGCGAAGAAAGCAAAACTGGGAGTGCCGGATCAGGAAATGTATCTCATTgcaaactcaggcgtttcttcatcaGACTGCCATGCTACTTCGATTGCAGCCGAAGTTATTGCCAGTGATACATCAAAAATTGCCACACAGAATAAATATGTCCCTGATATAATGAGTATAGTTGAAGGAGAGAGCTATATGAGGGATCCTGGCAGGGAGCTGGCGAAGCCTGTAGGCAGAAGGGCAGGAGATAAGCCTGGTCTTAGAATGAAGAAGATTTTACACAAGGACGGAAAAGAATCAACTGCTGTAGTTCAGAAGCTACAACAAGAGATAAGGGAAGTAGTTAGAGATAATGGTATTAGTATACTCAAGAAGGATAACGCTTTTGACGAAAAACTTTTGACCGCATTCCGTTCAGCAATTGGGAAGTCCATGGATGGACCAGCCAAAAAACCCAACCTTTCACTCGCAAGGAAGTCACTGCTTCAAAAGGGCAAGATACGTGAGAATCTGACCAAGAAGTTGTATGCATCGTCCACAGGAAGGAGACGAAGTGCATGGCACCGTGACAGGGAAGTTGACTTCTGGAAACATCGTTGCTCCCCAGGGATAAATCCTGAAAAGATTGAGACACTGCAATCAGTACTTCAGTTACTCAAGAAATCCTCAGATACTGGCACGCGCAAAGAAAGTGCTGAAGAGAAGAAAGCCTTTTTGTCCAGGTTATATCTGGCTGATGCATCAGTTGTTCCCAGAAAGGGTGATATAAAACCTCTCTCAGCCCTTGAAGGGTCCCTCCCATTCGATAAAAATAGCCAAATCAAAGGTGACGACGGCAAATCAACAAACAAACCTGCACCTGTGACTCAGACAATCAAAATCAATTCACCCAACAGCACTGGAAAAGTATCGAGTTCTTCGACCCTGAGTAAAGAAGCATTGAGTAGAAGAGAAAACAAAAATGGCCAGGCACCACAGAATAAACAAAATCAATCTGCTGGTGATATCAAGCAGGACAAAAGAAAATGGGCCCTTGAGATCCTGGCAAGGAAAAATGCCAGCTCTATTGGTAGCAAAGATCAAACAGAAGGCACGGACGATCTCAGCAGGAATTACCCATTATTA GCAAAACTTCCTGTGGATATGAGGCCACAGCTCACAACTGGACGTCATAATAAAGTTCCCATGTCAGTTAGACAG GCACAACTTTACCGCATCGCCGAGTATTATCTGCAGAGAGCAAATTTGGACGTTATTCGCAGATGTGCAGATACTGAATTGGCTATTGCTGATGCTGTCAATGTAGAAAATGATATCTACGGGAAGTCCAGTAGCAAATCAGTTTATGTGAATCTTTGCTCCCAGGCTACTCGCCAGTCTGCCAAGCCAAAACCCGAGAATGATGCTTCAACTCTAACTGAAAAGGCTGAAGTTAGCAGCGATCTGATATCACAGCAGGTTACAACTGAAAATACCAATAGTGGTAGCAGTAATGTGGAAGAAGCTTTAGACAGAGCAGGCCTTTTGGATATTCCTGCTACTGCCGGACAAACTGATAAGAGTGAACTAGCTGGTGTTCTCGAGCAGAATGCGAGTGAAAATACTGTTTGTTTCAACAGCGTGGAAGAAGTGCTAAAAAGAGCAGGCCTCTTTGATTCCCCTCCTAACAGTCCCGAGAGAAAAAGTACAACAGCTGAAGGTAATTCCAGGACAGTTTCCGGTTCCCCAATTTCCACGCAACAAAAATATACAAATACAGACGATACTTACTTGGTGAATTTGGACTCTGAACCGAGCAGAAATTTGCAGTCAAGTTCTGATTCTAGGGTTAGGGATGCATCCCCACTTAAAGATGAGGATGATTCATCAGTGCAGGTTCTGGACGATGCAAATTGTCAGAACCTCGATCAGAGGCCGTCCTATCAGCAACCAAAATGTAATTCTGAGGATGATCAGAAATTGATTCCCAGCGGAGAAACTACAGATGTAACAGCAAATGAAACCCTTTCAGTGAACTTGGCCGAAGCCGATAAATGTAGTTTGCAATGCGAAAAAACGAGTCAAACAGACAAGGAAACTGTAGCTGACATCCCTGATGAAGTTACCGGGCATGTGGAGAACTCAAAAGAAGTGGACATAACAGTGAGCGATTTGCATAATAAATCTAGTCATGGGAATAATGTGCCGAAAGAAGGTGAAGGAATCAGGCAAGCAGTGAAACTGGAGCCCGGTAAAGAGAAGTCTTCCAGTGGCAATCAAGAGTTGAATCGTAAACATTCCAAAGCAGACAAGTCATCTACCCATCCAGCAGAAAGTGTAGACAGTTTGAAGAAACCAGCACCTGATCCAGGCAATAACAGCGCATCAGATTCATCTAGTTCCGTACATAAGAAG GTTGAAATGTTTGTGAAAGAGAACATCAGGCCACTTTGCAAGAGCGGCGTAATCACCGTCGAGCAATACAGGTGGGCTGTTGCTAAAACGGCAGAGAAGGTTATGAAGCACCACTCGGAGGCTAAGAATGCCAACTTCCTGATCAAGGAGGGTGACAAGGTCAAAAAGCTTGCTCTGCAGTATGTTGAAGCGGCTCAGCAAAAGATCAGTTGA
- the LOC119268986 gene encoding uncharacterized protein At4g10930-like isoform X2 has protein sequence MPMQMDVDGPPTEALEEMDNLENYTSENEICGICRDIVIDRGVLDGCQHWFCYTCIDNWSAITNRCPLCKIEFQNITSTPVYDSTGTGDTIEDDYPLTSGDDDWYDPGESNTLSFPSYYIDAEAVVCLDGGDCIIRSGLVAAEDNSALDTSIACDSCDLWYHAICVGFNPETTSEDSWLCPRCVSIEAKNESEVVLKQNVNGDSDRTSTDASFSGRVSVSVADDGETALVVSMVGVNSESKDDLLEGSLGSETAQEAFYCNSHPSYSIDDLSHEAVANACIPRNKDISCSSHNKSSETNLARTVSSEPTQRSSELSAMRESACILFSAEHGNILNEQSEVPQDGLSYSLLCRSKEAESTGEDAALPRNSNGKSPVIKSAQLSSAASKVARSADVDMINSDAVQKRKNDQNTQLPPMEDRQNASDMESGDEISHPAKKAKLGVPDQEMYLIANSGVSSSDCHATSIAAEVIASDTSKIATQNKYVPDIMSIVEGESYMRDPGRELAKPVGRRAGDKPGLRMKKILHKDGKESTAVVQKLQQEIREVVRDNGISILKKDNAFDEKLLTAFRSAIGKSMDGPAKKPNLSLARKSLLQKGKIRENLTKKLYASSTGRRRSAWHRDREVDFWKHRCSPGINPEKIETLQSVLQLLKKSSDTGTRKESAEEKKAFLSRLYLADASVVPRKGDIKPLSALEGSLPFDKNSQIKGDDGKSTNKPAPVTQTIKINSPNSTGKVSSSSTLSKEALSRRENKNGQAPQNKQNQSAGDIKQDKRKWALEILARKNASSIGSKDQTEGTDDLSRNYPLLAKLPVDMRPQLTTGRHNKVPMSVRQAQLYRIAEYYLQRANLDVIRRCADTELAIADAVNVENDIYGKSSSKSVYVNLCSQATRQSAKPKPENDASTLTEKAEVSSDLISQQVTTENTNSGSSNVEEALDRAGLLDIPATAGQTDKSELAGVLEQNASENTVCFNSVEEVLKRAGLFDSPPNSPERKSTTAEGNSRTVSGSPISTQQKYTNTDDTYLVNLDSEPSRNLQSSSDSRVRDASPLKDEDDSSVQVLDDANCQNLDQRPSYQQPKCNSEDDQKLIPSGETTDVTANETLSVNLAEADKCSLQCEKTSQTDKETVADIPDEVTGHVENSKEVDITVSDLHNKSSHGNNVPKEGEGIRQAVKLEPGKEKSSSGNQELNRKHSKADKSSTHPAESVDSLKKPAPDPGNNSASDSSSSVHKKVEMFVKENIRPLCKSGVITVEQYRWAVAKTAEKVMKHHSEAKNANFLIKEGDKVKKLALQYVEAAQQKIS, from the exons ATGCCGATGCAGATGGATGTTGATGGGCCACCGACTGAAGCGCTGGAAGAGATGGATAACCTG GAAAATTATACATCTGAGAATGAAATTTGCGGCATTTGTAGAGATATTGTTATCGATAGAGGAGTTTTGGATGGTTGCCAACACTG GTTTTGCTATACATGCATAGACAACTGGTCTGCCATCACAAATCGCTGCCCCCTCTGCAAAATTGAATTTCAGAATATAACATCCACTCCA GTATATGATAGTACTGGTACTGGAGATACTATTGAAGACGATTACCCTTTAACAAG TGGTGATGATGATTGGTATGATCCAGGCGAAAGCAACACATTATCTTTCCCATCATACTATATAGATGCAGAA GCAGTAGTTTGTTTGGATGGAGGTGATTGCATAATTCGAAGTGGACTCGTTGCAGCTGAGGATAATTCAGCTTTAGATACATCAATTGCTTGTGATTCCTGTGATCTATG GTATCATGCTATATGTGTGGGCTTTAATCCAGAAACTACATCTGAAGATTCGTGGTTGTGCCCAAG ATGTGTATCTATTGAAGCGAAAAATGAATCAGAGGTTGTCCTGAAGCAAAACGTCAATGGAGATTCTGATAGAACATCTACCGATGCATCATTTTCTGGGAGGGTGTCAGTATCTGTTGCAGATGATGGTGAAACTGCCCTTGTTGTCTCGATGGTTGGTGTAAATTCTGAAAGTAAGGATGATCTACTAGAAGGTTCACTAGGCTCGGAGACAGCCCAAGAAGCATTTTATTGCAATTCACATCCAAGTTATTCCATAGATGATTTATCACATGAGGCTGTTGCAAATGCCTGTATCCCGAGGAACAAAGATATTTCCTGTAGCTCACACAATAAATCTTCTGAAACTAATCTGGCTCGCACGGTTTCTTCTGAACCAACACAAAGATCATCAGAACTTTCAGCAATGCGTGAGTCAGCATGTATCTTATTTAGCGCAGAGCATGGTAACATTTTGAATGAACAATCGGAAGTACCACAAGATGGGCTATCTTATTCATTATTATGTAGAAGTAAGGAGGCTGAAAGTACAGGAGAGGATGCTGCGCTGCCTAGAAACAGTAATGGGAAATCTCCAGTCATCAAATCTGCACAACTTTCATCAGCAG CTAGTAAGGTGGCAAGATCAGCTGATGTTGATATGATCAACTCAGACGCAGTTCAGAAGAGGAAAAATGACCAGAACACGCAGTTGCCACCCAT GGAGGATAGACAAAATGCCAGTGACATGGAATCAGGAGATGAAATTAGTCATCCTGCGAAGAAAGCAAAACTGGGAGTGCCGGATCAGGAAATGTATCTCATTgcaaactcaggcgtttcttcatcaGACTGCCATGCTACTTCGATTGCAGCCGAAGTTATTGCCAGTGATACATCAAAAATTGCCACACAGAATAAATATGTCCCTGATATAATGAGTATAGTTGAAGGAGAGAGCTATATGAGGGATCCTGGCAGGGAGCTGGCGAAGCCTGTAGGCAGAAGGGCAGGAGATAAGCCTGGTCTTAGAATGAAGAAGATTTTACACAAGGACGGAAAAGAATCAACTGCTGTAGTTCAGAAGCTACAACAAGAGATAAGGGAAGTAGTTAGAGATAATGGTATTAGTATACTCAAGAAGGATAACGCTTTTGACGAAAAACTTTTGACCGCATTCCGTTCAGCAATTGGGAAGTCCATGGATGGACCAGCCAAAAAACCCAACCTTTCACTCGCAAGGAAGTCACTGCTTCAAAAGGGCAAGATACGTGAGAATCTGACCAAGAAGTTGTATGCATCGTCCACAGGAAGGAGACGAAGTGCATGGCACCGTGACAGGGAAGTTGACTTCTGGAAACATCGTTGCTCCCCAGGGATAAATCCTGAAAAGATTGAGACACTGCAATCAGTACTTCAGTTACTCAAGAAATCCTCAGATACTGGCACGCGCAAAGAAAGTGCTGAAGAGAAGAAAGCCTTTTTGTCCAGGTTATATCTGGCTGATGCATCAGTTGTTCCCAGAAAGGGTGATATAAAACCTCTCTCAGCCCTTGAAGGGTCCCTCCCATTCGATAAAAATAGCCAAATCAAAGGTGACGACGGCAAATCAACAAACAAACCTGCACCTGTGACTCAGACAATCAAAATCAATTCACCCAACAGCACTGGAAAAGTATCGAGTTCTTCGACCCTGAGTAAAGAAGCATTGAGTAGAAGAGAAAACAAAAATGGCCAGGCACCACAGAATAAACAAAATCAATCTGCTGGTGATATCAAGCAGGACAAAAGAAAATGGGCCCTTGAGATCCTGGCAAGGAAAAATGCCAGCTCTATTGGTAGCAAAGATCAAACAGAAGGCACGGACGATCTCAGCAGGAATTACCCATTATTA GCAAAACTTCCTGTGGATATGAGGCCACAGCTCACAACTGGACGTCATAATAAAGTTCCCATGTCAGTTAGACAG GCACAACTTTACCGCATCGCCGAGTATTATCTGCAGAGAGCAAATTTGGACGTTATTCGCAGATGTGCAGATACTGAATTGGCTATTGCTGATGCTGTCAATGTAGAAAATGATATCTACGGGAAGTCCAGTAGCAAATCAGTTTATGTGAATCTTTGCTCCCAGGCTACTCGCCAGTCTGCCAAGCCAAAACCCGAGAATGATGCTTCAACTCTAACTGAAAAGGCTGAAGTTAGCAGCGATCTGATATCACAGCAGGTTACAACTGAAAATACCAATAGTGGTAGCAGTAATGTGGAAGAAGCTTTAGACAGAGCAGGCCTTTTGGATATTCCTGCTACTGCCGGACAAACTGATAAGAGTGAACTAGCTGGTGTTCTCGAGCAGAATGCGAGTGAAAATACTGTTTGTTTCAACAGCGTGGAAGAAGTGCTAAAAAGAGCAGGCCTCTTTGATTCCCCTCCTAACAGTCCCGAGAGAAAAAGTACAACAGCTGAAGGTAATTCCAGGACAGTTTCCGGTTCCCCAATTTCCACGCAACAAAAATATACAAATACAGACGATACTTACTTGGTGAATTTGGACTCTGAACCGAGCAGAAATTTGCAGTCAAGTTCTGATTCTAGGGTTAGGGATGCATCCCCACTTAAAGATGAGGATGATTCATCAGTGCAGGTTCTGGACGATGCAAATTGTCAGAACCTCGATCAGAGGCCGTCCTATCAGCAACCAAAATGTAATTCTGAGGATGATCAGAAATTGATTCCCAGCGGAGAAACTACAGATGTAACAGCAAATGAAACCCTTTCAGTGAACTTGGCCGAAGCCGATAAATGTAGTTTGCAATGCGAAAAAACGAGTCAAACAGACAAGGAAACTGTAGCTGACATCCCTGATGAAGTTACCGGGCATGTGGAGAACTCAAAAGAAGTGGACATAACAGTGAGCGATTTGCATAATAAATCTAGTCATGGGAATAATGTGCCGAAAGAAGGTGAAGGAATCAGGCAAGCAGTGAAACTGGAGCCCGGTAAAGAGAAGTCTTCCAGTGGCAATCAAGAGTTGAATCGTAAACATTCCAAAGCAGACAAGTCATCTACCCATCCAGCAGAAAGTGTAGACAGTTTGAAGAAACCAGCACCTGATCCAGGCAATAACAGCGCATCAGATTCATCTAGTTCCGTACATAAGAAG GTTGAAATGTTTGTGAAAGAGAACATCAGGCCACTTTGCAAGAGCGGCGTAATCACCGTCGAGCAATACAGGTGGGCTGTTGCTAAAACGGCAGAGAAGGTTATGAAGCACCACTCGGAGGCTAAGAATGCCAACTTCCTGATCAAGGAGGGTGACAAGGTCAAAAAGCTTGCTCTGCAGTATGTTGAAGCGGCTCAGCAAAAGATCAGTTGA